The following proteins are co-located in the Polystyrenella longa genome:
- the dnaB gene encoding replicative DNA helicase has product MPPSSDFNDSTRNLPPQSLEAELGVLGGILLVNEKIDDVIELLSPSLFYNESNQKIYAAIQHMYDTGIRGIDLVTLAHELDRRSELEEIGGAPYLTRIVEAVPHAAHVEYYAKIVRDKAIRRRLIYACTDILKDCYESPDSTDEMLQNAERNIFQILEQQEDAGSIEMREILLSAWDRINERSMRDGASGLATGFVDMDAKTNGFQPSELIILAARPSMGKTALVCNWAEGVARENNKGVLLFSLEQSRLELAERFLCIQAKINGHKLRAGDIDEVERHQLVEASQVLSELPLYIDDKAGRTVGEVGAIARRIKRKDGLGLIIIDYLQLLEPEDKGAPREQQIAQMSRRLKFIAKDLEVPVIALSQLNRGLELREDKRPKLADLRESGAIEQDADIVCFLHRPAAYDPEDRPGEAEVIIAKNRSGPTGIVPLAWRAEYMRFENYTNVNEPEGGFGL; this is encoded by the coding sequence ATGCCACCAAGTTCCGACTTCAATGACTCCACCCGCAACCTTCCGCCCCAGAGCCTTGAGGCAGAATTAGGGGTTTTAGGTGGCATCCTACTCGTCAACGAGAAAATTGACGACGTCATCGAACTGCTATCCCCCAGCTTGTTTTACAACGAGTCGAACCAGAAGATCTACGCCGCAATCCAGCACATGTACGACACCGGTATCCGCGGGATCGACCTGGTGACATTGGCCCACGAACTGGATCGACGGAGCGAGCTTGAAGAGATAGGTGGTGCTCCGTACCTCACTCGAATTGTGGAAGCGGTTCCGCACGCGGCACACGTCGAATATTACGCCAAAATCGTCAGGGACAAGGCGATTCGCCGTCGTCTTATCTATGCCTGCACCGACATCCTGAAAGACTGTTACGAATCGCCCGACAGTACGGACGAAATGCTGCAGAACGCGGAACGCAACATCTTCCAGATTCTCGAACAACAGGAAGATGCCGGTAGCATTGAAATGCGAGAGATTCTGCTCTCCGCCTGGGACCGTATCAACGAACGATCGATGCGGGATGGTGCAAGTGGACTGGCCACTGGTTTCGTGGACATGGACGCCAAGACGAATGGTTTCCAACCTTCGGAGCTAATCATCCTTGCCGCTCGACCTTCAATGGGTAAAACCGCGCTCGTTTGTAACTGGGCAGAGGGAGTTGCACGCGAGAACAATAAAGGCGTGCTCCTGTTCAGCCTCGAACAGTCACGATTGGAACTGGCAGAACGTTTTCTCTGCATCCAGGCCAAGATCAACGGTCATAAATTGAGGGCGGGAGACATTGACGAAGTCGAGCGTCACCAACTTGTGGAAGCATCTCAGGTATTGAGTGAACTTCCGCTTTATATCGACGACAAAGCGGGCCGAACCGTGGGTGAAGTGGGCGCCATCGCACGTCGAATTAAACGCAAGGACGGCTTGGGACTTATCATCATCGACTATTTGCAATTGCTGGAGCCAGAGGACAAAGGAGCTCCCCGTGAACAACAGATTGCCCAGATGTCACGTCGATTGAAATTCATTGCTAAAGACCTTGAAGTCCCGGTAATCGCACTCAGCCAGCTCAACCGTGGACTCGAACTTCGTGAAGACAAACGTCCGAAATTGGCGGACTTGCGAGAATCGGGAGCGATTGAACAGGACGCGGACATCGTCTGCTTCCTCCATCGCCCGGCCGCATACGACCCGGAAGACAGACCAGGCGAAGCAGAGGTAATTATCGCCAAAAACAGGTCCGGGCCGACCGGGATTGTCCCACTAGCTTGGCGTGCAGAATACATGCGATTTGAGAATTACACGAATGTAAACGAACCCGAGGGTGGATTCGGACTCTAA
- the rplI gene encoding 50S ribosomal protein L9 yields the protein MAPAALSKRNIELLLAEDVPNLGSQGDIVGVKPGFARNFLLPQGLATVATDHNKKMVEQHRIRLDELEADRLKSIKELANNVNKYSVTLEANANHEGHLYGSITAPEISKALKTANYEVEPEHIKLDGPLKELGMYTVKLEFHEKIKTEVKVWVVPAVSK from the coding sequence ATGGCCCCTGCTGCCTTATCAAAACGAAATATTGAACTGCTGCTCGCCGAAGACGTTCCTAACCTGGGTAGCCAGGGGGATATCGTAGGTGTAAAACCTGGATTCGCTCGTAACTTCCTGCTTCCACAGGGATTGGCGACTGTCGCTACTGATCACAACAAGAAAATGGTCGAACAACACCGTATTCGCTTGGATGAGCTGGAAGCAGATCGCCTGAAATCGATCAAAGAGCTCGCCAACAACGTCAACAAATACAGCGTCACGTTGGAAGCGAATGCCAACCATGAAGGCCACCTGTATGGCTCGATTACCGCTCCAGAGATCAGCAAAGCTCTCAAAACGGCCAACTATGAAGTCGAACCAGAACACATCAAACTGGATGGTCCGCTCAAAGAACTGGGTATGTACACCGTAAAGCTCGAGTTCCACGAAAAAATCAAAACCGAAGTCAAAGTTTGGGTTGTTCCTGCTGTTAGCAAATAA
- the ssb gene encoding single-stranded DNA-binding protein, translated as MASFNKVILMGNLTRDPQVRYTPSGTAVTDLGLAVNRTWFDKQSNSKKEEVTFIDVTLWGRQAEVAGEYLGKGRSVLIEGRLNLDQWDDKESGQKRSKLKVVCENMTMVGANSGGGGGGGTGGGGGGRSSGGGGGNQYGGGFDSGPDEPSSGGSEAFYDSPGGDDDVPF; from the coding sequence ATGGCCAGCTTTAACAAAGTGATTCTGATGGGCAATTTGACGCGCGATCCCCAAGTGCGTTACACCCCCTCGGGCACAGCCGTCACTGATCTTGGCCTGGCAGTCAACCGGACCTGGTTCGATAAGCAGTCCAACTCCAAGAAAGAGGAAGTCACCTTCATCGACGTCACCTTATGGGGACGTCAGGCGGAAGTAGCAGGCGAATACCTGGGTAAAGGCCGTTCTGTTCTGATCGAAGGTCGATTGAACCTCGATCAATGGGATGATAAAGAGTCTGGTCAGAAACGATCCAAACTCAAGGTTGTTTGCGAAAACATGACCATGGTCGGTGCCAATAGTGGTGGCGGAGGAGGTGGTGGTACCGGTGGAGGCGGCGGTGGTCGTTCAAGCGGTGGTGGAGGCGGCAATCAGTACGGTGGTGGATTCGATTCCGGCCCGGACGAACCCTCTTCCGGCGGTTCGGAAGCCTTCTACGACTCACCAGGTGGCGACGATGACGTCCCCTTCTAA
- the rpsF gene encoding 30S ribosomal protein S6, with amino-acid sequence MAEYLYEGMFLLDSAQFAADHEGTVQQVLSILENAGAQIDAHRPWQDGRLAYEIDGHKKGLHYLVLFRMDGSKMAGVTRQCRLSDAVIRQLMLKHPRVLYDAIFETLSGHEIQGSEDESSDEDSEKAESSEKTETKDSEEEVKTEAEVAS; translated from the coding sequence TTGGCTGAATATCTTTACGAAGGCATGTTCCTGCTGGACAGCGCCCAGTTTGCCGCAGACCACGAGGGAACAGTACAACAGGTCCTGAGCATTCTTGAAAATGCCGGAGCTCAAATTGACGCACACCGTCCCTGGCAGGACGGGCGTCTCGCCTATGAAATCGACGGCCACAAAAAAGGCCTGCATTACCTCGTCTTATTCCGCATGGACGGTTCTAAAATGGCCGGAGTCACTCGGCAATGCCGTTTGTCCGACGCCGTTATTCGCCAGCTCATGCTGAAACACCCTCGCGTCCTTTACGATGCAATTTTCGAAACCCTTAGTGGTCACGAAATTCAGGGCAGCGAAGATGAGTCTTCCGACGAAGACAGCGAAAAAGCTGAATCTAGCGAAAAAACCGAGACGAAAGATTCGGAAGAAGAAGTTAAAACAGAAGCCGAAGTCGCTTCCTGA
- the pth gene encoding aminoacyl-tRNA hydrolase, protein MNLIIGLGNPGKKYESTRHNIGFDVINELARRGDADRVQLKFDSELTECQINSQKVLLAKPLTYMNLSGKAIRQIVDFYKLNISDLLVICDDLNLDTGRLRLRGKGSSGGQKGLQNTIDQLGGRSDFARLRIGIGRPDGKLSVTDYVLKKFSQREQEDIQHAIQVAADAAEHWMQGDLVGTMNKFNSPTETKRTTKKSTDEESS, encoded by the coding sequence ATGAACCTGATCATCGGCCTGGGAAATCCCGGAAAGAAGTATGAGTCTACTCGTCACAATATAGGCTTCGATGTCATCAACGAGCTTGCTCGTCGAGGTGACGCTGACCGAGTTCAGTTGAAATTCGACTCTGAACTGACTGAATGCCAAATCAACAGCCAAAAGGTTCTACTCGCTAAACCACTTACCTATATGAACTTAAGTGGTAAGGCAATCCGACAGATTGTTGATTTTTATAAACTGAATATTAGTGATCTGCTCGTCATTTGTGACGATCTAAATCTGGATACGGGCCGCCTGCGACTTCGTGGCAAAGGTTCATCCGGTGGTCAAAAGGGACTACAGAACACGATTGACCAACTGGGAGGTCGCAGCGACTTCGCTCGATTACGGATCGGAATCGGCCGCCCGGATGGAAAACTTTCTGTGACCGACTATGTGCTGAAGAAGTTCAGTCAGAGGGAACAGGAAGACATCCAACATGCAATTCAGGTTGCGGCAGACGCCGCGGAACACTGGATGCAAGGGGATCTTGTGGGCACGATGAATAAATTCAATTCGCCGACAGAGACCAAACGAACCACTAAAAAAAGTACAGACGAAGAATCAAGTTGA